The proteins below come from a single Chrysoperla carnea chromosome 1, inChrCarn1.1, whole genome shotgun sequence genomic window:
- the LOC123293500 gene encoding transmembrane protease serine 11F-like — protein sequence MLRICILLITLAVPILGASIEGRVVGGVDADLGDVPSIVSLRSYGEHNCGGVLISKDYVLTAGHCAFSPKSIQYGVIEIEPSAEDETVISIAAIILHENYSSSTLENDIALLKVRKNSLFLIRRWILAEPAVFGKYVKPAVLPEKDEPAPGGSNVLLAGWGYTATGGFMPKRLQKANITIVDLEECRSIHQNGNGMIIYDSNICAGVPGGSKEQCNGDSGGPLTLDGKVVGLVSRSIKPCGTPPFPGAYTRVASFRDWIPVIEHAIIGRYTAYGSLTMFGKKIIILNIQNLIFDTSILVQLKKFSFQARYIIMLRFCILLITLVIPILGASLENRVIGGEDANLGDVPSIVSLRRDSGDQNCGGVLISKDYVLTAAHCAPSAESIQYGVLDIDSNADDETVIAVAAKIVNKKYDSWTLENDIALLKLAEPAVFGKYVQPAILPDTDDPVPAGSNVLLAGWGVNSSLSGYSPTRLQKANLTVVDLEECKSIHLGGGNSGMTVVDSMLCAGSPGGEKEQCNGDSGGPLTFNGKIVGLVSWSIKPCGLTPYPGVYTRVASFRKWIRTNSGV from the exons ATGTTACGAATTTGTATTCTTCTAATTACATTGGCTGTACCAATTTTGG GGGCATCAATTGAAGGAAGAGTTGTAGGAGGCGTGGATGCTGATTTGGGAGATGTTCCCTCCATT GTTTCATTGAGAAGTTATGGCGAACATAACTGTGGAGGAGTTTTAATATCCAAAGATTATGTTTTAACTGCAGGACATTGTGCTTTCTC tcCAAAGTCTATACAATATGGAGTTATCGAAATTGAGCCAAGTGCTGAAGACGAAACAGTCATTTCTATTGCAGCAATAATCCTGCATGAGAATTATAGCAGCTCGACATTGGAAAATGACATCGCATTATTAAAAGTGCGTaagaattctttatttttaattcgacGTTGGATA TTAGCAGAACCAGCAGTATTTGGTAAATATGTAAAACCAGCAGTTTTACCTGAAAAAGACGAGCCTGCTCCAGGAGGAAGTAACGTTCTTTTAGCTGGATGGGGATACACAGCt ACTGGTGGATTTATGCCCAAGAGATTACAAAAGGCTAATATTACCATTGTAGACCTTGAGGAATGTAGAAGTATCCATCAAAATGGAAATGGTATGATTATTTATGATAGTAATATATGCGCAGGAGTTCCAGGAGGATCGAAAGAACAATGCAAT GGTGACTCTGGTGGTCCATTAACATTGGATGGAAAAGTTGTGGGATTGGTATCACGGTCAATAAAGCCATGTGGAACACCTCCTTTTCCAGGTGCATACACACGTGTTGCAAGTTTCAGAGATTGGATAC CGGTTATTGAACACGCTATAATTGGTAGGTATACCGCGTATGGAAGTTTGACTATGTTtggcaaaaaaataataatcctaaacattcaaaatttaatatttgatacaAG TATTTTGgtacaattaaaaaagttttccttcCAAGCAAGATATATAATCATGTTGCGATTTTGTATTCTTCTAATTACGTTGGTTATACCAATTTTGG gaGCGTCTCTTGAAAATAGAGTTATAGGAGGTGAAGATGCCAATTTAGGAGATGTTCCTTCAATT gtTTCTTTACGTCGGGACAGTGGTGATCAAAACTGTGGTGGAGTTTTAATTTCTAAGGATTACGTGCTAACTGCTGCACATTGCGCTCCATC TGCCGAATCAATACAATACGGAGTTTTAGACATTGATTCAAACGCTGATGATGAAACAGTAATTGCGGTTGCAGCAAAaatcgttaataaaaaatatgatagctGGACATTAGAAAATGACATTGCTTTACTCaag CTAGCCGAACCAGCAGTGTTTGGTAAATACGTTCAACCAGCAATTTTACCTGATACAGACGACCCTGTACCGGCAGGAAGTAACGTACTTTTAGCTGGCTGGGGAGTTAATTCG AGCTTAAGTGGATATTCACCTACTAGGTTACAAAAAGCTAACCTTACTGTGGTGGACCTTGAAGAATGTAAAAGTATTCATCTTGGTGGTGGTAATAGTGGAATGACTGTTGTTGATAGTATGCTATGTGCGGGAAGTCCAGGTGGAGAGAAAGAACAATGCAAT ggtgaCTCAGGTGGTCCATTaacttttaatggaaaaatagtTGGCTTGGTATCTTGGTCAATCAAACCATGTGGACTTACTCCATATCCAGGTGTATATACACGTGTTGCAAGTTTTAGAAAATGGATACGTACAAATTCTGGTGTATAA